Proteins encoded together in one Micromonospora kangleipakensis window:
- a CDS encoding trypsin-like serine protease, translating into MAGATPASAINTYNAQPAPERHEVGALLVVWDRDLNPATPDVIDWYCSGTMIDENTFLTAAHCTTDWAPGVRFFVSLEQDVQGELDKAKADGLTPEQIAAKVGVEGTAHTSPDYPGNSADAHDIAVVEFTDAQAAALAVRWSFTPATLPTAGQFDAMGTRQLDAATWQVMGYGTQEALNGPGGQAHPGGGVRMKAEVGFDALNKTWVRLAMNESRGYGGACYGDSGGPNFVTVDGELVLAATTITGDGPCYATNVSYRLDTPSARGFLDEFVDLP; encoded by the coding sequence ATGGCCGGTGCCACGCCAGCATCCGCCATCAACACCTACAACGCCCAGCCCGCCCCGGAGCGCCACGAGGTGGGCGCCCTGCTGGTCGTGTGGGACCGGGACCTCAATCCCGCCACGCCGGACGTCATCGACTGGTACTGCTCCGGCACCATGATCGACGAGAACACCTTCCTCACCGCCGCGCACTGCACCACGGACTGGGCGCCCGGCGTCCGGTTCTTCGTCTCGCTCGAGCAGGACGTGCAGGGCGAGCTCGACAAGGCCAAGGCCGACGGGCTCACCCCGGAGCAGATCGCGGCCAAGGTCGGGGTCGAGGGGACCGCGCACACCAGCCCCGACTACCCGGGCAACTCGGCCGACGCGCACGACATCGCGGTGGTCGAGTTCACCGACGCCCAGGCCGCCGCGCTCGCCGTGCGTTGGTCGTTCACCCCGGCCACTCTGCCGACCGCCGGCCAGTTCGACGCGATGGGCACGCGGCAGCTGGACGCGGCCACCTGGCAGGTCATGGGATACGGCACACAGGAGGCCCTGAACGGCCCCGGCGGCCAGGCCCACCCGGGTGGCGGCGTCCGGATGAAGGCCGAGGTCGGCTTCGACGCGCTCAACAAGACCTGGGTCCGGCTGGCGATGAACGAGAGCCGGGGTTACGGCGGCGCCTGCTACGGCGACTCCGGCGGCCCGAACTTCGTCACCGTCGACGGGGAGCTGGTGCTCGCCGCCACCACCATCACCGGGGACGGCCCCTGCTACGCGACGAACGTGTCGTACCGGCTCGACACCCCGAGCGCCCGGGGCTTCCTCGACGAGTTCGTCGACCTGCCCTGA
- a CDS encoding 2-oxoacid:acceptor oxidoreductase subunit alpha, whose product MTKQIRQLDRVVIRFAGDSGDGMQLTGDRFTSETAQLGNDISTLPNFPAEIRAPAGTLPGVSSFQVHFADYDILTPGDAPNVLVAMNPAALKANLADLPRGADIIVNTDEFTKRNLAKVGYQVSPLDDDSLAGYVVHPVALTSMTVGALAAHEVSKKDAERAKNMFALGLLSWMYSRPYESTLRFLERKFAARPELVAANVAAFRAGWNFGETTEDFSVRYEVKPAKMLPGTYRNITGNAALSLGLVAAGVRSGLPVFLGAYPITPASDILHELSKHKRFGVITMQAEDEIAAVGAALGASYGGSLGVTTTSGPGVALKSETISLAVALELPLVVVDVQRAGPSTGMPTKTEQADLNMALYGRHGEAPVAVIAPKSPSDCFHAALEAARIALTYRTPVLLLSDNYVANGSEPWLLPDVESLPDLRVEFATAPNGEDGTTFLPYLRDPETLARPWAIPGTPGLEHRIGGLEKADKTGDISYDPANHDFMVRTRAARIETIPVPDIEVEDPDGDARVLVLGWGSTYGPIGAACRGLRQRGLSIAQAHLRHLAPMPANLGEVLRAYDRVVIPEMNLGQLAHVIRAKYLVDAIGYNQVRGLPFTAAELETMLEEVLKNV is encoded by the coding sequence GTGACCAAGCAGATCCGTCAACTCGACCGGGTGGTCATCCGGTTCGCCGGCGACTCCGGCGACGGCATGCAGCTCACCGGCGACCGGTTCACCTCCGAGACGGCGCAGCTCGGCAACGACATTTCGACGTTGCCGAACTTCCCGGCCGAGATCCGGGCGCCCGCCGGCACCCTCCCGGGCGTGTCGAGCTTCCAGGTGCACTTCGCCGACTACGACATCCTGACGCCGGGCGACGCCCCGAACGTCCTGGTCGCGATGAACCCGGCGGCGCTCAAGGCCAACCTGGCCGACCTGCCGCGCGGCGCGGACATCATCGTCAACACCGACGAGTTCACCAAGCGCAACCTCGCCAAGGTGGGGTATCAGGTCAGCCCGCTGGACGACGACTCGCTCGCCGGCTACGTGGTGCACCCGGTGGCGCTGACCTCGATGACGGTCGGCGCGCTGGCCGCGCACGAGGTGTCCAAGAAGGACGCCGAGCGGGCCAAGAACATGTTCGCCCTGGGCCTGCTGAGCTGGATGTACTCCCGGCCGTACGAGTCGACGCTGCGGTTCCTGGAGCGCAAGTTCGCCGCCCGGCCCGAGCTGGTCGCGGCGAACGTGGCCGCCTTCCGGGCCGGCTGGAACTTCGGCGAGACCACCGAGGACTTCTCGGTCCGGTACGAGGTGAAGCCGGCGAAGATGCTGCCGGGCACCTACCGGAACATCACCGGCAACGCGGCGCTCTCGCTCGGCCTGGTGGCCGCCGGGGTCCGCTCCGGGCTGCCGGTCTTCCTCGGGGCGTACCCGATCACCCCGGCCTCGGACATCCTGCACGAGCTGAGCAAGCACAAGCGGTTCGGCGTGATCACCATGCAGGCCGAGGACGAGATCGCCGCGGTGGGGGCGGCGCTCGGCGCGTCGTACGGCGGTTCGCTCGGCGTCACCACCACCAGCGGCCCCGGCGTGGCCCTGAAGAGCGAGACGATCTCCCTCGCGGTGGCGCTGGAGCTGCCGCTAGTCGTCGTCGACGTGCAGCGGGCCGGGCCGTCCACCGGCATGCCCACCAAGACCGAGCAGGCCGACCTCAACATGGCGCTGTACGGCCGGCACGGCGAGGCCCCGGTCGCGGTGATCGCCCCGAAGTCGCCGTCGGACTGCTTCCACGCCGCCCTGGAGGCGGCCCGGATCGCGCTCACCTACCGCACGCCGGTGCTGCTGCTGTCGGACAACTACGTCGCGAACGGCTCCGAGCCGTGGCTGCTGCCCGACGTGGAGTCCCTGCCCGACCTGCGGGTGGAGTTCGCCACCGCGCCCAACGGCGAGGACGGCACCACCTTCCTGCCGTACCTGCGTGACCCGGAGACCCTGGCCCGACCGTGGGCCATCCCGGGCACGCCGGGCCTGGAGCACCGGATCGGCGGCCTGGAGAAGGCCGACAAGACCGGCGACATCTCGTACGACCCGGCGAACCACGACTTCATGGTGCGGACCCGGGCGGCCCGGATCGAGACGATCCCGGTGCCGGACATCGAGGTGGAGGACCCGGACGGCGACGCCCGGGTGCTGGTGCTCGGCTGGGGCTCGACGTACGGGCCGATCGGGGCGGCCTGCCGGGGCCTGCGCCAGCGCGGGCTCTCCATCGCCCAGGCGCACCTGCGCCACCTGGCCCCGATGCCGGCCAACCTCGGCGAGGTGCTGCGCGCCTACGACCGGGTCGTCATCCCCGAGATGAACCTCGGCCAGCTCGCCCACGTGATCCGGGCGAAGTACCTGGTCGACGCGATCGGCTACAACCAGGTCCGCGGCCTGCCGTTCACGGCCGCCGAGCTGGAGACGATGCTGGAAGAGGTCCTGAAGAATGTCTGA
- a CDS encoding helix-turn-helix domain-containing protein — translation MSLLRRVIGGVLRRVRLQQGRTLREVALAAGVSLPYLSEVERGRKEASSEVLAAICRALGINLSDLLEEARDELRRVERRVPATSGTALAHLDRVPAARRDAAGPRLRIGFHPEVPHPDGPTSSVGAARGSRHLGITGSYEPSLGGAGLFAGGSTGHVGSTVGGAGLRVRLIASAPAGRPRPRTSGALARRRARAGRRRLTAG, via the coding sequence ATGTCGTTGCTGCGACGGGTGATCGGCGGGGTGCTGCGCCGGGTGCGCCTGCAGCAGGGCCGCACGCTGCGCGAGGTCGCCCTGGCGGCCGGGGTGTCGCTGCCCTACCTCTCCGAGGTGGAGCGCGGGCGCAAGGAGGCCTCCTCGGAGGTGCTGGCGGCGATCTGCCGGGCGCTCGGGATCAACCTCTCCGACCTGCTGGAGGAGGCCCGGGACGAACTGCGCCGGGTCGAACGGCGGGTTCCCGCCACGTCCGGGACGGCCCTGGCCCACCTCGACCGGGTGCCGGCCGCCCGCCGGGACGCCGCCGGCCCCCGCCTGCGCATCGGCTTCCACCCCGAGGTGCCGCACCCGGACGGGCCGACGTCGTCCGTCGGCGCGGCCCGGGGCAGCCGGCACCTGGGCATCACCGGCTCGTACGAACCCTCGCTCGGCGGCGCCGGACTCTTCGCGGGCGGGTCGACCGGGCACGTCGGGTCGACGGTCGGCGGCGCGGGCCTGCGGGTCCGGCTGATCGCCTCCGCGCCGGCCGGGCGCCCCCGTCCGCGTACCTCCGGCGCGCTGGCCCGCAGGCGGGCCCGGGCGGGCCGGCGGCGGCTGACCGCCGGCTAG
- a CDS encoding ATP-dependent Clp protease proteolytic subunit has product MGYGVWMLDGGKPSFGDQVFERLLRERIIFLGTEVTDESANQICAQILLLAAEDPDRDIYLYINSPGGSVSAGMAVYDTMRYVQNDVATLALGMAGSMGQFLLCAGAAGKRFALPHSRIMMHQPSGGMGGTAADITIQAENMLHVKRTMQQLIAEHSGRTLDEIQRDWDRDRWFTAEQAREYGLVDRVLSRAEQLPA; this is encoded by the coding sequence ATGGGGTACGGCGTGTGGATGCTGGACGGCGGCAAGCCGTCCTTCGGCGACCAGGTCTTCGAGCGGCTGCTCCGGGAACGGATCATCTTCCTCGGCACCGAGGTCACCGACGAGTCGGCGAACCAGATCTGCGCGCAGATCCTGCTGCTGGCCGCCGAGGACCCGGACCGCGACATCTACCTCTACATCAACTCGCCGGGCGGCTCGGTCAGCGCCGGAATGGCCGTCTACGACACCATGCGCTACGTGCAGAACGACGTGGCCACCCTGGCCCTCGGCATGGCCGGCTCGATGGGGCAGTTCCTGCTCTGCGCGGGGGCGGCCGGGAAGCGGTTCGCGCTCCCCCACTCGCGGATCATGATGCACCAGCCCTCGGGCGGGATGGGCGGCACGGCCGCGGACATCACCATCCAGGCGGAGAACATGCTGCACGTGAAGCGGACCATGCAGCAGCTGATCGCCGAGCACAGCGGGCGGACGCTGGACGAGATCCAGCGGGACTGGGACCGGGACCGCTGGTTCACCGCCGAGCAGGCCCGCGAGTACGGCCTGGTCGACCGGGTGCTCAGCCGCGCGGAGCAGCTGCCGGCCTGA
- a CDS encoding potassium channel family protein has protein sequence MIHFPAQRRGPLSALSLRLLAAVGLVVAVVAAVYLDRDGYRDVNEDGLTLLDCFYYAVVSLSTTGYGDITPATPSARLVNVLFVTPARVLFLIILVGTTLEVLTEQYRTGRRLSRWRRIVKDHVIICGYGTKGRSAVSALLENGLDRSRIVVVERSGPALRQATSAGLVAIEGSATRSSVLEEAHVRTAKSVIIATDSDDASVLVALTVRQLTAGQVRIIAAVREAENAPLLKQSGAHHVIVSSATAGRLLGLSTSAPPLIDVVEDLLTPGQGMALAMRSAERDEVGRSPRELDSLVIALVRRGKVVTLSDRAGAVIETGDMLVHVRDDRPQAAASAP, from the coding sequence GTGATCCATTTTCCCGCGCAACGGCGGGGGCCACTGAGCGCGCTCAGCCTGCGCCTGCTCGCCGCCGTGGGCCTGGTCGTCGCCGTGGTCGCCGCGGTCTACCTCGACCGGGACGGCTACCGCGACGTCAACGAGGACGGGCTCACCCTCCTCGACTGCTTCTACTACGCGGTGGTCTCGCTCTCCACCACCGGGTACGGCGACATCACCCCGGCGACCCCCTCGGCGCGCCTGGTCAACGTCCTGTTCGTCACGCCGGCCCGGGTGCTCTTCCTGATCATCCTGGTCGGCACCACCCTGGAAGTCCTGACCGAGCAGTACCGGACCGGCCGTCGCCTGTCGCGGTGGAGGAGGATCGTGAAGGACCACGTCATCATCTGCGGCTACGGCACCAAGGGCCGCAGCGCCGTCTCCGCCCTGCTGGAGAACGGGCTGGACCGCTCCCGCATCGTGGTGGTGGAACGCAGCGGCCCGGCCCTGCGCCAGGCCACCTCGGCCGGGCTGGTGGCCATCGAGGGCTCGGCCACCCGCTCGTCGGTGCTGGAGGAGGCGCACGTCCGGACCGCCAAATCGGTGATCATCGCGACCGACAGCGACGACGCCTCGGTGCTGGTGGCGCTGACCGTACGGCAGCTCACGGCCGGCCAGGTCCGGATCATCGCGGCGGTCCGCGAGGCGGAGAACGCGCCGCTGCTCAAGCAGAGCGGCGCGCACCACGTGATCGTCTCCTCGGCCACCGCCGGCCGGCTGCTCGGCCTCTCCACCTCCGCCCCGCCGCTGATCGACGTGGTGGAGGACCTGCTCACCCCAGGGCAGGGCATGGCGCTGGCCATGCGCTCGGCCGAGCGCGACGAGGTGGGCCGGTCGCCGCGCGAGTTGGATTCCCTGGTCATCGCCCTGGTCCGCCGCGGCAAGGTGGTCACCCTGAGCGACCGGGCCGGCGCGGTGATCGAGACCGGCGACATGCTGGTCCACGTCCGCGACGACCGCCCCCAGGCCGCCGCCTCCGCCCCCTGA
- a CDS encoding 2-oxoacid:ferredoxin oxidoreductase subunit beta, with amino-acid sequence MSEPLALKLTAKDFKSDQEVRWCPGCGDYAILAAVQQFMPELNIPRENIVFVSGIGCSSRFPYYMNTYGMHSIHGRAPAIATGLSVSRPDLSVWVVTGDGDALSIGGNHLIHALRRNVNLKILLFNNRIYGLTKGQYSPTSEVGKITKSTPVGSADAPFNPLSLALGAEATFVGRTIDSDRKHLQSVLRAAAEHEGSAFVEIYQNCNIFNDGAFDQLKEPGTRDDYLIRLEHGQPIIFGAAGKPNSQVGGKDGQFCVVHPPGGFGLEVRETASVRPEEIVVHDATVSDPAYAFALSRLPGLDLRNTPIGVFRSVSRPSYDSAVQEQVAAAKAKVTETPEQQLAGLLGSGDTWTIL; translated from the coding sequence ATGTCTGAGCCCCTCGCCCTCAAGCTCACCGCCAAGGACTTCAAGTCCGACCAGGAGGTGCGCTGGTGCCCCGGCTGCGGCGACTACGCGATCCTGGCCGCCGTCCAGCAGTTCATGCCGGAGCTGAACATCCCCCGCGAGAACATCGTCTTCGTCTCCGGGATCGGCTGCTCGTCGCGCTTCCCGTACTACATGAACACGTACGGGATGCACTCGATCCACGGCCGTGCCCCGGCGATCGCCACCGGCCTGTCGGTGTCCCGCCCGGACCTGTCCGTCTGGGTGGTCACCGGTGACGGCGACGCGCTCTCCATCGGCGGCAACCACCTGATCCACGCGCTGCGCCGCAACGTCAACCTGAAGATCCTGCTCTTCAACAACCGGATCTACGGCCTGACCAAGGGGCAGTACTCGCCGACCTCCGAGGTCGGCAAGATCACCAAGTCGACCCCGGTCGGCTCGGCGGACGCCCCGTTCAACCCGCTGTCGCTGGCGCTCGGCGCGGAGGCCACCTTCGTCGGCCGCACCATCGACTCGGACCGCAAGCACCTCCAGTCGGTGCTGCGGGCCGCGGCGGAGCACGAGGGCTCGGCCTTCGTGGAGATCTACCAGAACTGCAACATCTTCAACGACGGCGCGTTCGACCAGCTCAAGGAGCCGGGCACCCGGGACGACTACCTGATCCGGCTGGAGCACGGGCAGCCGATCATCTTCGGCGCAGCTGGCAAGCCGAACAGCCAGGTCGGTGGCAAGGACGGGCAGTTCTGCGTCGTCCACCCGCCGGGCGGCTTCGGCCTGGAGGTGCGGGAGACCGCCTCGGTACGCCCCGAGGAGATCGTCGTGCACGACGCGACGGTCAGCGACCCGGCGTACGCCTTCGCGCTGTCCCGGCTGCCCGGGCTGGACCTGCGGAACACCCCGATCGGCGTGTTCCGCTCGGTCAGCCGCCCGTCCTACGACAGCGCCGTGCAGGAGCAGGTCGCCGCGGCGAAGGCGAAGGTCACCGAGACCCCGGAGCAGCAGCTCGCCGGCCTGCTCGGCAGCGGCGACACCTGGACGATCCTCTGA
- a CDS encoding DivIVA domain-containing protein, with the protein MGQVLLLLVVALTVAAVVFGVTVLVSGRDPGLAPAEPDGRAVPLPGSRPLHESDVAEARFDTALRGYRMAQVDQAMRRAAYDIGYKSELIGVLEAEVAALREGRTADADALRDAREASAGASPAAAPTDAVSSAGDTLADASDAEAGVAAAPAAAAVEDEAVLPTPAPATPAGGVVPVAAPVDQEPTDREVPVRPPADPTSSPAASAPATDPTGKVGRTAQGPAAAADDSDSDGARERGAVVRSERA; encoded by the coding sequence ATGGGTCAGGTTCTGCTCCTCTTGGTCGTCGCGCTGACCGTCGCGGCGGTGGTGTTCGGGGTGACGGTGCTGGTCTCCGGGCGCGACCCGGGCCTGGCGCCGGCCGAGCCGGACGGGCGGGCCGTGCCCCTGCCGGGGAGCCGCCCGCTGCACGAGTCGGACGTCGCCGAGGCCCGCTTCGACACCGCCCTGCGCGGCTACCGGATGGCCCAGGTCGACCAGGCGATGCGCCGGGCGGCCTACGACATCGGCTACAAATCCGAGCTGATCGGCGTGCTGGAGGCGGAGGTCGCCGCGCTGCGCGAGGGCCGCACGGCGGACGCCGACGCGCTGCGCGACGCCCGCGAGGCCTCCGCCGGCGCGAGCCCCGCCGCCGCCCCGACCGACGCGGTGAGCTCGGCCGGCGACACCCTGGCTGACGCGTCGGACGCTGAGGCCGGGGTGGCGGCCGCGCCCGCCGCGGCTGCCGTCGAGGACGAGGCGGTGCTCCCCACGCCCGCCCCGGCGACGCCCGCTGGTGGGGTTGTCCCGGTCGCGGCGCCCGTCGACCAGGAGCCGACCGACCGCGAGGTCCCGGTCCGGCCGCCGGCCGACCCCACCTCCTCCCCTGCCGCCAGCGCCCCGGCCACCGACCCCACCGGGAAGGTCGGCCGGACGGCGCAGGGCCCGGCCGCCGCCGCCGACGACAGCGACAGCGACGGTGCGCGGGAGCGTGGCGCGGTGGTCCGGTCGGAGCGGGCGTGA
- the folP gene encoding dihydropteroate synthase gives MAGTLRLGGRVFAPGELVVMAIVNRTPDSFFDRGATFAADSALRAVERAVTDGAEIIDIGGVKAGPGEEVDVAEEIRRTVDTIAAVRTAFPEVVISIDTWRAEVAVEAVAAGADLLNDTWSGADPALARVAAATGAGLVCSHAGGLSPRTRPHRAAFDDVVADVVATVTRLAERAVTLGVRPDGILIDPAHDFGKNTRHSLEITRRLAELSGTGWPLLVALSNKDFIGETLDLPVPDRLEGTLAATAVSAWLGARVFRAHQVLQTRRVLDMIASIRGDRPPTLTRRGLA, from the coding sequence ATGGCCGGGACGCTGCGGCTCGGTGGGCGGGTGTTCGCCCCCGGGGAACTGGTGGTGATGGCGATCGTCAACCGCACGCCGGACTCGTTCTTCGACCGGGGCGCCACCTTCGCGGCCGACAGCGCGCTGCGCGCGGTGGAGCGCGCGGTCACCGACGGCGCGGAGATCATCGACATCGGCGGGGTGAAGGCCGGGCCGGGCGAGGAGGTCGACGTCGCCGAGGAGATCCGCCGGACGGTGGACACCATCGCCGCGGTCCGGACCGCCTTCCCCGAGGTGGTCATCTCGATCGACACCTGGCGGGCCGAGGTGGCGGTGGAGGCGGTGGCGGCCGGCGCCGACCTGCTGAACGACACGTGGTCGGGGGCGGACCCGGCGCTGGCCCGGGTCGCCGCGGCCACCGGCGCCGGGCTGGTCTGCTCGCACGCGGGCGGGCTCAGTCCGCGTACCCGGCCGCACCGGGCCGCCTTCGACGACGTGGTGGCCGACGTGGTCGCGACGGTGACCCGGCTCGCCGAACGGGCGGTCACCCTCGGCGTACGCCCCGACGGCATCCTGATCGACCCGGCGCACGACTTCGGCAAGAACACCCGGCACTCGCTGGAGATCACCCGGCGGCTCGCGGAACTCTCCGGCACCGGCTGGCCGCTGCTGGTGGCCCTGTCGAACAAGGACTTCATCGGCGAGACGCTGGACCTGCCGGTGCCGGACCGGCTGGAGGGCACGCTGGCCGCGACCGCGGTCTCGGCGTGGCTGGGGGCCCGGGTGTTCCGCGCCCACCAGGTGCTCCAGACCCGTCGGGTGTTGGACATGATCGCCTCGATCCGGGGCGACCGGCCGCCCACCCTGACCCGGCGCGGCCTGGCCTGA
- a CDS encoding adenylyl cyclase, with amino-acid sequence MRPLDPSRRRFLTLTAASTASLTALGLPALPAAAAAAGTDDAEPDFGPNVFVYDPSTPTAEIQATLDRLFAAQEHNEMGADRYAVLFKPGRYEVNAKLGYYTTVAGLGGHPDDVEIHGAVRVVGQPDPNSPAGISALTNFWRSAENLSVSPTDWSNQWAVSQASPMRRVHIKGILWLEPGGGGYSSGGYIADSKVDGITINGSQQQWLTRDSELGGDWTNGVWNQVFSGVLGAPAQGFPNPPYTTLPTSPVTREKPYLFVDADGGWRVAVPGLRHDTAGTTWGAGARPIPSLPLCDFFIAKPTDSAQRINQELSRGRHLLLTPGVYHLDRALRVKHPDTVVLGVGMPSLAPSTGDAALRIEDVDGVRIAGVLVDAGPEESEVLVEVGKRHSHRGHATNPISLQDVFFRIGGPGVGRAVTSLVVNSRHTIVDNIWAWRGDHGKDGTVGWTTNTADTGVVVNGDDVTAYGLFVEHYQRYQTIWNGERGRTVFYQSELPYDPPSQAAWRSPTGRGWASYKVADHVREHEAWGLGVYSYFNQEVDIRCDRAIEAPRRAGVRFHDAVTVFLDGDGGIERTINEAGTPVVGSYGTSPVVSYP; translated from the coding sequence ATGAGACCACTCGACCCCTCCCGCCGCCGTTTCCTCACCCTCACCGCCGCCTCGACGGCATCCCTCACCGCCCTCGGGCTCCCGGCGCTGCCGGCCGCGGCCGCGGCCGCCGGCACCGACGACGCGGAGCCCGACTTCGGCCCGAACGTCTTCGTGTACGACCCGTCGACCCCGACCGCGGAGATCCAGGCCACCCTGGACCGGCTCTTCGCCGCTCAGGAGCACAACGAGATGGGCGCCGACCGGTACGCGGTGCTCTTCAAGCCCGGCCGGTACGAGGTCAACGCCAAGCTGGGCTACTACACCACCGTTGCCGGCCTCGGCGGTCACCCAGACGACGTCGAGATCCACGGCGCGGTACGGGTCGTCGGTCAGCCCGACCCGAACTCGCCGGCCGGCATCTCCGCCCTGACCAACTTCTGGCGATCGGCGGAGAACCTCTCCGTCTCGCCCACCGACTGGTCGAACCAGTGGGCGGTCTCCCAGGCCTCCCCGATGCGCCGCGTCCACATCAAGGGCATCCTCTGGCTGGAGCCCGGCGGCGGCGGCTACTCCAGCGGCGGCTACATCGCCGACTCCAAGGTGGACGGCATCACCATCAACGGCTCCCAGCAGCAGTGGCTGACCCGGGACAGCGAGCTCGGCGGCGACTGGACCAACGGGGTCTGGAACCAGGTCTTCTCCGGGGTGCTCGGCGCGCCCGCGCAGGGCTTCCCGAACCCGCCGTACACCACGCTGCCGACCAGCCCGGTGACCCGGGAGAAGCCGTACCTCTTCGTCGACGCCGACGGCGGCTGGCGGGTGGCCGTACCCGGGCTGCGGCACGACACCGCCGGCACCACCTGGGGCGCGGGCGCCCGGCCGATCCCCTCCCTGCCGCTGTGCGACTTCTTCATCGCCAAGCCCACCGACTCCGCACAGCGGATCAACCAGGAGCTGTCCCGGGGCCGACACCTGCTGCTCACCCCGGGCGTCTACCACCTGGACCGGGCGCTGCGGGTCAAGCACCCGGACACCGTCGTGCTCGGCGTCGGCATGCCGAGCCTCGCCCCGTCCACCGGCGACGCCGCCCTGCGGATCGAGGACGTGGACGGTGTACGGATCGCCGGCGTGCTGGTCGACGCCGGGCCGGAGGAGTCGGAGGTGCTGGTCGAGGTCGGCAAGCGGCACAGCCACCGCGGCCACGCGACCAACCCGATCTCGCTCCAGGACGTGTTCTTCCGGATCGGCGGTCCCGGCGTCGGCCGGGCGGTGACCAGCCTGGTGGTCAACAGCCGGCACACCATCGTCGACAACATCTGGGCCTGGCGCGGCGACCACGGCAAGGACGGCACCGTCGGCTGGACCACCAACACCGCCGACACCGGCGTGGTGGTCAACGGCGACGACGTGACCGCGTACGGGCTCTTCGTCGAGCACTACCAGCGCTACCAGACGATCTGGAACGGCGAGCGTGGCCGCACCGTCTTCTACCAGAGCGAGCTGCCCTACGACCCGCCGAGCCAGGCCGCCTGGCGCAGCCCGACCGGGCGGGGCTGGGCGTCGTACAAGGTCGCCGACCACGTGCGCGAGCACGAGGCGTGGGGGCTCGGCGTCTACTCCTACTTCAACCAGGAAGTGGACATCCGCTGCGACCGGGCGATCGAGGCCCCGCGCCGGGCGGGCGTGCGCTTCCACGACGCGGTGACCGTCTTCCTCGACGGCGACGGCGGCATCGAGCGCACGATCAACGAGGCCGGCACCCCGGTCGTCGGCTCGTACGGCACCAGCCCGGTGGTCAGTTACCCGTGA
- the ndhC gene encoding NADH-quinone oxidoreductase subunit A: MTGYLGSYATLGLLLLASVLFFVTAFSANRVLRPSRPADPWGKRTSYECGLDPVGGDWAQMQIRYYVYAYLYVLFAVEAVFLFPWALVFDRPGFGVTTVVEMGIFVAVVALGILYAWRKNILRWT, encoded by the coding sequence GTGACCGGTTACCTCGGCTCGTACGCCACGCTCGGTCTCCTGCTGCTCGCCAGCGTTCTCTTCTTCGTTACGGCGTTTTCGGCCAATCGGGTGTTACGTCCTAGCCGTCCGGCCGATCCGTGGGGCAAGCGAACCAGCTATGAGTGCGGACTCGACCCGGTCGGCGGCGACTGGGCGCAGATGCAGATCCGCTACTACGTCTACGCGTATCTCTACGTGCTCTTCGCGGTCGAGGCGGTCTTCCTCTTCCCCTGGGCGCTGGTCTTCGACCGGCCCGGGTTCGGCGTGACGACCGTGGTCGAGATGGGGATCTTCGTCGCCGTGGTCGCGCTCGGCATCCTCTACGCCTGGCGGAAGAACATCCTGCGCTGGACCTGA